Proteins encoded by one window of Psychromonas sp. L1A2:
- a CDS encoding sugar kinase, whose amino-acid sequence MANLNIALIGECMIELQEVNGVLRRSFGGDTLNTAIYLSRLTASKDVNVSYVTALGQDQISQEMVDAWNAEGIDTQFVQRSETRQPGLYMVETDDTGERSFLYWRDAAAAKFWLETASEELIESLLKQDVIYLSGISLAILPPASREKLYDLLARYKAAGGKVYFDNNYRPKLWNSAEEAAEGFKRILAVTHTGLLTFDDEQALFGDIKVEQCIERTRALGVQEIVIKQGGGECLIITADDSISVAAQKVAPENVIDTTAAGDSFAAGYLSKRTLGESSVVAAEKAHQVASTVIQHKGAIIDMQYIAPFVD is encoded by the coding sequence ATGGCTAATTTAAATATCGCTTTGATTGGCGAATGTATGATTGAATTGCAGGAAGTTAATGGTGTTTTACGTAGATCTTTTGGTGGAGATACACTAAATACAGCTATCTATCTATCACGCTTAACGGCAAGTAAAGATGTTAATGTTAGTTATGTGACTGCATTAGGCCAAGACCAAATTAGCCAAGAAATGGTTGATGCATGGAATGCTGAAGGAATTGATACTCAATTTGTTCAACGTTCTGAAACAAGACAGCCGGGTTTATACATGGTTGAAACGGATGATACAGGTGAGCGTAGTTTCCTTTACTGGCGTGACGCGGCTGCTGCAAAGTTCTGGCTTGAAACAGCAAGTGAAGAGTTAATTGAATCATTATTAAAGCAAGACGTTATTTACTTATCTGGTATTAGTTTAGCGATTTTACCGCCTGCTAGTCGTGAAAAATTATATGACCTACTAGCGCGTTATAAAGCAGCTGGTGGTAAAGTTTATTTTGATAATAATTACCGTCCTAAATTATGGAATTCTGCAGAAGAAGCCGCTGAAGGTTTTAAACGCATTTTAGCAGTTACACATACTGGTCTATTAACGTTCGATGACGAGCAAGCTTTGTTCGGCGACATAAAAGTTGAGCAGTGTATCGAACGTACTCGAGCATTAGGCGTTCAAGAAATTGTTATTAAACAAGGTGGCGGTGAATGTTTGATCATCACAGCAGATGATTCAATTAGTGTTGCTGCTCAAAAAGTAGCACCTGAAAATGTCATTGATACCACTGCGGCGGGAGATTCGTTTGCTGCTGGTTATCTATCAAAACGTACGTTAGGTGAATCAAGTGTTGTTGCTGCTGAAAAAGCACATCAAGTGGCAAGTACAGTTATACAGCATAAAGGCGCAATTATTGATATGCAGTATATTGCTCCTTTTGTAGATTAA
- a CDS encoding heparinase II/III domain-containing protein translates to MPANVNAVLMDQQEITAIQKELGKQSLMGLSLEALINDTDNYLAQPIDVPGHSPAGGYAHNKHQQNYKYIDQAGRLFLITGDEKYAQFTANLLTQYADKYLELGFQEQRNTNPPGRLFHQMLNEHVWLLYASLGYSCISHWLSETQRAHIVGRLFEPMLEVATVKYHFDFDRIHNHGVWAVAATAACGAAIGQEKYIDLALHGLAGDDIQGGFLAQLSNLFAPSGYYIEGPYYHRYAIRPLCLLAELTQRFRPELDIFNFKGQVIGKTIQSLLSTAYPNGVFPSLNDASKSMDIKDEGVVIAVSLYAKHYPEDTNLFGIAKIQQQIWISGCGVALSQAYQAQGSVEVPCLPSVELSEGPNGDKGAQGFIRMQNAKGDISQLVMNYGQHGMGHGHFDTLGMTYFNNNQEVLRDYGFGRWVNIEPKFGGRYLDENKSYARQTIAHNLVSVDASCQNNFDVDTADSKHGTPHFFIGSGKTQAMSAYAVDFYPGVDQQRSLILIEHEQLEKPLLIDLFRLISEEAHQYDYSLQYQGQIIRTNVEHKQHAILHPMGDDAGYQHLWNESEGAAAKDTSLVSWLQGSSYYTWLSASSSDDTLFFTRTGANDPSFNLRSETSLILRRQAKNALFANVIETHGYFNEAIEASLDARGKIHSINIIGFNDDATVVDLIGENIALTVMVNNDRNATTDSQTTIEFNNQTYSFQGFVAVESKEV, encoded by the coding sequence ATGCCTGCCAACGTCAACGCTGTTCTTATGGACCAACAAGAAATTACAGCCATCCAAAAAGAACTCGGTAAACAAAGCCTAATGGGACTCAGCCTCGAAGCCCTGATTAACGACACAGATAACTATCTTGCACAACCAATAGATGTACCAGGACACAGTCCAGCTGGCGGTTACGCACATAATAAACATCAACAAAATTACAAATACATTGATCAAGCAGGTCGTTTATTTTTAATCACAGGCGATGAAAAGTATGCTCAGTTTACTGCTAATTTGTTAACACAATACGCCGATAAATATTTAGAGTTGGGTTTTCAAGAACAACGTAATACCAATCCACCAGGACGACTCTTTCACCAAATGTTAAACGAACATGTTTGGTTATTGTATGCAAGTTTAGGTTACAGCTGTATTAGCCATTGGTTGTCTGAAACACAACGTGCCCACATTGTAGGTCGCTTATTTGAACCAATGTTAGAAGTTGCCACTGTAAAGTATCACTTTGACTTTGACCGAATTCATAATCATGGCGTATGGGCAGTCGCGGCAACAGCAGCATGCGGCGCAGCCATTGGGCAAGAGAAATATATTGATTTGGCATTGCATGGTTTAGCCGGTGATGACATACAAGGTGGTTTCCTTGCACAACTAAGCAATCTATTTGCACCATCTGGTTATTATATTGAAGGCCCTTATTACCACCGTTATGCGATTCGTCCTTTATGTTTATTAGCAGAATTAACTCAGCGTTTCCGTCCAGAACTAGACATCTTTAACTTTAAAGGCCAAGTTATTGGCAAAACAATCCAATCTTTATTATCGACTGCTTATCCAAATGGTGTTTTCCCATCATTAAACGACGCATCAAAAAGCATGGATATTAAAGATGAAGGCGTAGTGATTGCAGTAAGTTTATATGCAAAACACTACCCTGAAGATACCAACTTATTTGGTATTGCTAAAATTCAACAACAGATTTGGATCAGTGGATGTGGCGTTGCTTTATCGCAAGCTTACCAAGCACAAGGCTCAGTTGAAGTTCCTTGCTTACCAAGCGTTGAATTAAGCGAAGGTCCTAATGGGGATAAAGGTGCTCAAGGCTTTATTCGCATGCAAAATGCAAAAGGTGATATTAGCCAATTAGTGATGAACTATGGTCAACATGGTATGGGACACGGCCACTTCGATACCTTAGGGATGACTTACTTTAATAACAATCAAGAAGTATTACGTGATTACGGGTTTGGGCGTTGGGTAAATATCGAACCTAAATTTGGTGGTCGTTACCTTGACGAAAATAAATCTTATGCACGCCAAACTATCGCACATAACTTAGTGTCTGTTGATGCAAGTTGTCAAAACAACTTTGATGTTGATACGGCTGATAGTAAACACGGCACACCACACTTCTTTATTGGTAGCGGTAAAACACAAGCAATGAGTGCTTATGCGGTTGACTTTTACCCTGGTGTCGACCAACAACGCTCACTTATTTTAATTGAGCATGAACAACTAGAAAAACCACTGCTTATTGATTTATTCCGCTTAATCAGTGAAGAAGCACATCAATACGACTACTCGCTACAATACCAAGGTCAAATCATCCGTACTAATGTTGAGCATAAACAACACGCAATATTACATCCAATGGGTGATGATGCAGGTTACCAACATTTATGGAACGAAAGTGAAGGTGCAGCAGCAAAAGACACAAGTTTAGTCAGTTGGTTACAAGGCAGTAGTTATTACACTTGGTTAAGTGCATCCTCTTCTGACGACACCTTATTTTTCACTCGTACAGGTGCTAACGATCCATCATTTAACTTACGTAGCGAAACAAGTTTAATTCTACGTCGCCAAGCTAAAAATGCACTATTTGCTAATGTGATAGAAACACATGGTTACTTTAATGAAGCGATTGAAGCTAGCTTAGATGCACGTGGTAAAATTCACTCAATTAATATTATTGGCTTTAATGATGATGCAACCGTTGTAGATCTTATAGGTGAAAACATTGCATTAACAGTGATGGTCAACAATGACCGTAATGCAACCACTGACAGTCAAACCACTATCGAATTTAATAATCAAACATACAGCTTCCAAGGTTTTGTTGCTGTAGAAAGTAAAGAGGTTTAA
- a CDS encoding bifunctional 4-hydroxy-2-oxoglutarate aldolase/2-dehydro-3-deoxy-phosphogluconate aldolase encodes MTTLNEKLQALKVIPVIAIKDANDAVPLGKVLVENGMPCAEITFRTPAAAQAIKNLREAFPEMLIGAGTVLTSKTVDEAIDAGVDFIVSPGFNPTTVKYCQQRNMPIIPGVNSPSLVEQAMEMGLTTLKFFPAGPSGGVPMLKSLTAVYPVSFMPTGGVSPANINEYLDIKAVLACGGTWMVPADLIDNREWDKIGQLVKEAVAALK; translated from the coding sequence ATGACAACATTAAATGAAAAGTTACAAGCACTTAAAGTAATTCCTGTAATTGCAATTAAAGACGCTAATGACGCCGTTCCGTTAGGTAAAGTATTAGTTGAAAATGGTATGCCTTGTGCGGAAATTACATTCCGTACTCCTGCTGCTGCACAAGCCATTAAAAACCTACGTGAAGCTTTCCCTGAAATGCTAATTGGCGCTGGTACTGTATTAACAAGCAAAACAGTTGATGAAGCCATTGATGCGGGTGTTGATTTTATCGTGAGCCCTGGCTTTAACCCGACAACGGTTAAATACTGTCAGCAACGTAATATGCCAATCATTCCTGGTGTAAATAGCCCATCTTTAGTTGAGCAAGCAATGGAAATGGGATTAACAACGTTAAAATTCTTCCCTGCTGGTCCATCTGGTGGCGTTCCAATGTTGAAATCACTCACTGCTGTTTACCCTGTTAGCTTTATGCCTACCGGTGGTGTTTCACCTGCGAATATCAATGAATATTTAGATATCAAGGCGGTACTTGCTTGTGGCGGTACTTGGATGGTACCTGCTGATTTAATTGATAATCGTGAATGGGATAAAATTGGACAATTAGTTAAAGAAGCGGTTGCTGCTTTAAAATAA